From one Halosimplex rubrum genomic stretch:
- a CDS encoding metal-dependent hydrolase, with protein MWPWGHLAVAYLSYVAIVRLRGHRQRLWPLVAVAVGSQLPDLVDKPLAWTFAVLPSGRTLMHSFFAALVMVTVTYWVSRRIQRQEVTVGLGVGMVSHSLVDLGPGVVFGLLQGQWDQLQWTTYLLWPLLAAPPYPNDSSFMEHLTTFTLNSYLIFQFGLLVVAVVVWLRSDTLGLKTIRRSIR; from the coding sequence ATGTGGCCATGGGGGCACTTGGCTGTCGCATATCTATCATACGTCGCGATTGTACGACTGCGCGGACACCGGCAGCGACTGTGGCCGTTGGTCGCCGTTGCAGTCGGGAGCCAACTTCCGGATCTCGTCGATAAGCCTTTGGCGTGGACGTTTGCGGTATTACCGTCGGGACGGACGTTGATGCACTCGTTCTTCGCAGCTTTGGTGATGGTGACAGTCACCTATTGGGTCAGTCGGCGTATCCAGCGGCAAGAGGTCACCGTCGGACTAGGCGTCGGGATGGTGTCGCACAGCCTGGTAGATCTCGGGCCGGGCGTGGTGTTCGGGCTGTTGCAGGGACAATGGGACCAGTTGCAGTGGACGACGTACCTGTTGTGGCCACTGCTGGCCGCGCCGCCGTATCCAAACGATAGTTCGTTCATGGAACATTTAACGACGTTTACGTTGAACTCGTACCTGATATTCCAGTTCGGATTGCTCGTGGTGGCGGTCGTCGTCTGGCTTCGGTCGGACACCCTCGGACTCAAAACTATTAGGCGTAGTATTCGATAG
- a CDS encoding DUF1616 domain-containing protein — protein sequence MAHEDQPARSWLLLLPRQVRDLPGDLAAVFSFVALANLAVVLPVVRNSPVRVALGLPFVLFVPGYALIAALFPEAGGSPAESAGENGDIEEKSANDWSEIDGIERITLSFGLSIVVVPLVGLVLNFTPWGTRMVPVMLSVNGVTAVAAAAAARRRWALPKDERFTVPYRTWVAAGRRELFEPDSRADAALNVLLVASVLLAAGSVTYAVGVPKQGESFTEFYLLTEDEEGDLIADEYPTNVTVGESAPVAVGVRNREHRSQNYTVVVEIQQIQHTNNETIVQGAREIERFGVALDHNETSQRSVRITPMTAGQRVRVAFMLYRGSPPADPGLDSAYRWTSLYVNGNG from the coding sequence ATGGCGCATGAGGACCAACCGGCCCGCTCATGGCTGTTGCTCCTCCCAAGGCAGGTACGGGACCTCCCCGGCGACTTGGCCGCCGTCTTCTCGTTCGTCGCGCTGGCGAACCTCGCGGTTGTCCTCCCGGTCGTTCGGAACTCGCCGGTCCGCGTCGCGCTCGGTCTGCCGTTCGTTCTGTTCGTTCCCGGGTATGCCCTAATCGCGGCGCTCTTTCCCGAGGCGGGCGGATCGCCGGCCGAATCCGCCGGCGAAAACGGTGACATCGAAGAGAAATCGGCCAATGACTGGTCGGAGATAGACGGCATTGAGCGTATCACGCTCTCGTTCGGCCTCAGCATTGTCGTTGTTCCGCTGGTCGGACTCGTGTTGAACTTCACGCCGTGGGGGACCCGGATGGTCCCGGTTATGCTGAGCGTCAACGGCGTTACCGCAGTTGCGGCGGCGGCGGCCGCGCGACGTCGCTGGGCGCTCCCCAAAGACGAGCGGTTCACCGTCCCTTACCGGACCTGGGTCGCGGCCGGCCGCCGGGAACTGTTCGAACCCGACTCGCGGGCCGACGCGGCGTTGAACGTCCTGCTAGTCGCAAGCGTCCTCCTGGCTGCTGGGAGTGTCACTTACGCCGTCGGCGTCCCAAAACAGGGCGAGTCGTTCACCGAGTTCTACCTCCTCACCGAAGACGAGGAGGGCGACCTGATCGCTGACGAGTACCCCACGAACGTCACGGTCGGGGAGTCGGCACCAGTCGCTGTCGGCGTCCGCAACCGCGAACACCGGTCACAGAACTACACTGTCGTGGTCGAAATCCAGCAAATCCAGCACACGAACAACGAAACTATCGTCCAGGGGGCCAGAGAGATAGAGCGGTTCGGCGTCGCCCTGGACCACAACGAGACCAGCCAGCGGTCAGTCCGGATCACACCGATGACGGCGGGTCAACGAGTTCGCGTAGCGTTCATGTTGTACCGGGGCAGCCCGCCGGCCGACCCGGGTCTCGACAGCGCCTATCGCTGGACATCATTGTACGTGAACGGCAACGGTTAG
- a CDS encoding DUF58 domain-containing protein yields the protein MDPTPRFWSMAGIGALLAVLGVVFARPEPVVGAAGVGAIVLSRQYAFLRDIRQLDDDISVEMTTDARFVNRDDRMEITLTVSVPSRTPIPLSVTAGMPVIAGSVDRDDRTVILDAGDESATTTFSAEWPVVGRTTIPEPTVSVVDTYGMFTESVQRGSETGVQVEPRQPRNIHVGEGGDAVAAPFGGHRTDQYGQGTDPAELREYMPGDSVSNIDWKATARLAYPHVRQYEVESDRQTVLVMDHRSRMGEGPEGETKFDYLREVALTIATAAESADDPLGFYAVGDKGLTVEERPSTASDHYRDVQTLLHDLEPTTSSAVSRGQLQTGRMLAARRTATTIENDDSAFGRMLRPYLSTAEQYVRKIDDNPLFGTMHTYINRLGSDHWVLLFTDDSDRAGLRETIRVARSNGNHVVCFLSPTVLYETGSLADLDDAYDQYSNFESFRRELARMEQVAAYEVGPGRRLSALLSDDRRR from the coding sequence ATGGATCCGACGCCCCGGTTCTGGTCGATGGCCGGTATCGGTGCTCTGCTGGCGGTGTTGGGCGTGGTCTTCGCCCGGCCGGAGCCCGTCGTCGGTGCCGCCGGGGTCGGGGCGATCGTTCTTTCGCGCCAGTATGCGTTTCTGCGGGATATCCGGCAGCTCGACGACGACATCTCGGTCGAGATGACGACCGATGCGCGGTTCGTCAATCGCGACGACCGAATGGAGATCACACTCACGGTCTCCGTCCCATCGAGAACTCCGATACCGCTGTCGGTCACGGCTGGGATGCCCGTTATCGCTGGGAGCGTCGACCGCGACGATCGGACGGTTATACTCGATGCCGGCGATGAGTCGGCAACGACCACGTTTTCGGCGGAGTGGCCAGTAGTTGGTCGAACAACGATTCCGGAACCGACTGTCTCCGTCGTCGATACGTACGGGATGTTCACCGAGTCGGTCCAGCGTGGGTCAGAGACCGGGGTACAGGTCGAACCACGACAGCCGCGGAACATCCACGTCGGCGAGGGTGGTGACGCGGTGGCAGCGCCGTTCGGTGGACATCGAACGGACCAGTACGGGCAGGGGACCGACCCCGCGGAACTGCGTGAGTACATGCCCGGTGACTCCGTGAGCAACATTGACTGGAAGGCGACTGCGAGGTTGGCGTACCCGCATGTTCGACAGTACGAAGTCGAAAGCGACCGACAGACCGTGCTGGTGATGGATCATCGGAGTCGGATGGGCGAAGGTCCCGAGGGCGAGACAAAGTTCGACTACCTCCGAGAGGTTGCGCTGACAATCGCAACTGCCGCGGAATCAGCCGACGATCCGCTCGGTTTCTATGCCGTGGGTGACAAGGGCCTGACCGTTGAAGAGCGACCGTCGACCGCATCGGACCACTACCGAGACGTTCAAACGTTGTTACACGATCTCGAACCGACTACGAGTAGTGCAGTGAGCCGGGGTCAACTACAGACAGGGAGAATGCTTGCAGCGAGGCGTACAGCGACTACTATTGAGAATGACGACTCGGCTTTCGGTCGGATGCTTCGGCCATATCTCAGTACGGCGGAGCAATATGTTCGCAAGATAGACGATAATCCGCTGTTTGGCACGATGCACACCTATATTAACCGGCTTGGAAGCGATCACTGGGTGCTACTGTTTACTGATGATAGTGATCGGGCAGGCCTTCGAGAGACAATCCGGGTAGCCCGGTCGAATGGCAATCATGTCGTCTGTTTCCTTTCGCCCACTGTCCTCTACGAGACTGGGAGTCTAGCCGACCTGGACGATGCTTATGACCAGTACAGCAATTTCGAATCGTTCCGGCGGGAACTCGCTCGGATGGAGCAGGTGGCCGCCTACGAGGTCGGACCCGGCAGGCGGTTGTCGGCATTGCTCTCGGATGATCGACGGCGGTAA
- a CDS encoding DUF4129 domain-containing protein, producing the protein MNRPALLPDDGLSRALVALGVAILVVGLVVGAIAPVAGISGLGSTGSVGEPKQVDPAEVGSEGSLSAVEQQLAQRLAERARSGAVNLSSGDIEQARERVNGTEYQSLLQQYSSVANQTGNTEQTIAYRRMLEAQATFIDSLDRYNRVHDRYEAFRDAEYTAVELADARTRPDLSEYEAGSDKPSPVDETQIYRSAHRLSRLAGAVNESGTRLNRRYQRLSNLSNRNFTTTRASINESVGNVTTRQETVRDQTFVSTDLTVAEHSRTASFSDPLSIRGSVTANGSGVENGTLNVTAGNQTLEATTGPNGSFAVSYRPALVSANTSSVTVAYVPENDSAHAPVSERLNVKFTRETPHAEVTAEPESLSYDDRLMVSGWVSVEGTGVPDAPYVILVGGQVFARNETDETGRFDASEPLSSSVADGERTVRVLVPLEDRTLASTSANTTVDIVELGTNLSAAATDVDGQTVRVSGRFSRLNGGGIPNQTADIAVNGTSVATTETTANGSFATAVAVPSAQLDGGLLGGSRTIGVEASYQDTGSNLAPSRATDSLTVRTSGQPVLLGGLAALVIALGGGALLARRRPWEAGGGEAGGDGLDEPMVSTGQVGRSDEDTTSLLAAAREQLGSDPETAIRVGYAALRDRIERRNAVPGDGRTHWEFYRDCEAADVDEETLETLRAVTERYEQVAYAAEGVGTDAARSTIETVDSFVDESTGTTPGGSD; encoded by the coding sequence ATGAACCGCCCCGCCCTCCTCCCAGACGACGGGCTCTCGCGGGCGCTCGTGGCCCTCGGGGTCGCGATACTCGTCGTCGGACTGGTGGTTGGGGCTATCGCTCCCGTAGCCGGCATCTCCGGCCTCGGATCGACGGGAAGTGTCGGCGAGCCGAAACAGGTTGACCCCGCCGAAGTCGGGAGCGAGGGGAGCCTGAGCGCGGTCGAGCAACAACTTGCCCAGCGCCTCGCCGAACGGGCCCGAAGCGGCGCCGTCAATCTCAGCAGCGGCGACATCGAACAGGCCCGCGAACGGGTCAACGGAACGGAGTACCAGTCGCTCCTGCAGCAGTATTCGTCGGTCGCCAACCAGACCGGTAACACGGAACAAACGATCGCCTACCGACGGATGCTCGAAGCGCAGGCCACGTTTATCGACTCGCTGGACCGATACAATCGGGTCCACGACCGCTACGAAGCGTTTCGGGACGCGGAGTACACCGCGGTGGAGTTGGCCGATGCCCGGACGCGGCCAGACCTGAGCGAGTACGAGGCGGGCAGCGACAAACCGTCGCCGGTCGACGAGACGCAGATCTACCGAAGCGCCCACCGGCTCTCGCGGCTCGCCGGCGCAGTCAACGAGAGCGGGACCCGGCTCAACCGACGGTACCAGCGGCTCAGCAACCTCTCGAACCGGAACTTCACGACGACACGTGCTTCGATCAACGAGAGCGTCGGGAACGTCACGACGAGACAGGAAACCGTCCGCGATCAGACGTTCGTCTCGACCGACCTGACCGTCGCGGAGCACTCGCGGACGGCGTCGTTCTCGGACCCGCTGTCGATCAGGGGCTCGGTCACCGCGAACGGGTCGGGAGTCGAGAACGGAACGCTCAACGTCACCGCGGGCAACCAAACTCTCGAAGCGACGACCGGGCCGAACGGCTCGTTCGCTGTCAGCTACCGACCGGCGCTGGTCTCGGCGAACACCAGTAGCGTGACCGTGGCGTACGTTCCCGAAAACGACTCCGCACACGCCCCCGTGAGCGAGCGGCTGAACGTGAAATTCACGCGGGAAACGCCGCACGCGGAAGTGACCGCCGAGCCGGAGTCGCTCAGCTACGACGACCGACTCATGGTGAGCGGCTGGGTGAGCGTCGAGGGGACGGGTGTTCCGGACGCCCCCTACGTGATCCTCGTCGGCGGACAGGTGTTCGCGCGCAACGAGACCGACGAAACAGGTCGATTCGACGCCTCCGAGCCACTTTCGAGTTCGGTCGCCGACGGCGAACGGACGGTCCGCGTGCTCGTGCCGCTCGAAGACAGGACACTGGCCAGCACGAGCGCGAACACGACGGTAGACATCGTCGAACTCGGGACGAACCTGTCGGCGGCAGCGACCGACGTTGACGGACAGACGGTGCGCGTGTCCGGGCGGTTCTCGCGGCTGAACGGCGGCGGGATCCCCAACCAGACCGCCGACATCGCGGTCAACGGCACGTCGGTCGCGACGACGGAGACGACCGCGAACGGGTCGTTCGCGACGGCGGTCGCCGTGCCGAGCGCACAACTCGACGGGGGGCTCCTCGGTGGATCGCGAACGATCGGCGTCGAAGCGTCGTACCAAGACACCGGCAGCAACCTCGCCCCCTCGCGGGCCACCGACTCTCTCACCGTGCGGACGAGCGGCCAGCCCGTCCTGCTCGGCGGACTCGCAGCTCTGGTCATCGCGCTCGGCGGCGGTGCGCTCCTCGCGCGTCGCCGCCCCTGGGAAGCCGGCGGCGGCGAAGCGGGAGGCGACGGGTTGGACGAACCGATGGTCTCGACGGGGCAGGTCGGACGTAGCGACGAAGACACGACATCGCTTCTCGCGGCGGCACGCGAGCAACTGGGATCCGACCCCGAGACCGCGATCCGCGTCGGATACGCGGCACTCAGAGACCGGATCGAACGGCGCAACGCCGTCCCGGGCGACGGCCGCACCCACTGGGAGTTCTACCGCGACTGCGAGGCCGCCGACGTGGACGAGGAGACGCTGGAGACGCTCCGGGCGGTGACCGAACGCTACGAGCAGGTCGCATACGCCGCCGAGGGGGTCGGAACCGACGCAGCGCGGTCGACGATCGAAACCGTCGACTCGTTCGTCGACGAGTCCACGGGAACCACCCCGGGAGGGAGCGACTGA
- a CDS encoding LamG-like jellyroll fold domain-containing protein, with amino-acid sequence MPTARDDAERLLEEYPELEGPLGQMLEVDADGPWEFDDVPVDTGQFGKIVASGVVEKTGDGYRVADPEALGAVLDSPEAAVESSDTGDGVSSALALGVPDFTWPLSKRTTLSLAGLLAFVVVLRVVFVYDSVYRETITLVGNDPYKRLYWIEQLQAEYSPVALDSLPEGVSLDGDTLMLVAAWWASELLGGTVTSARTVLAWYPVLAAVVTAVTVFEITRQLTDDIRVALASVLMLAVTPVHAYRTVLGFGDHHAFDYIWLGLTVLVMVRWERLVAGTTPPTRDRLGEWRFQLTTVALGVLLAIQSLSWVGAPMLLVPFVLYTVLRGAFALRGGTSPLVATLPYIGGGLFAGVLVLLVHASLGWLPGFRALFPLVAVVVATVGVGYLEATRRSSLSPRAALTSGAATTLLAGVLAVTFVPGMATALKQASGLFQEQTIAESASLFTTELGVLGGPLPFFGFILFLALPFVAVGLYRALTDNDPTWAIPAVYGVYFLFWSLVKVRFAGPLSLFTAVFAGVGFLRLAALVDLARPVQAFGEQTGIDNLPSLSGRQVASVAVLFLLVASLALIQTPIKQDQLAIGDDTYDTARWIDQYAEDNGLDYPDNGVFSQWDTTRFYNYFVNGQSDSYFYERNFYSPFLGSTDPGGWYERLRGRYGFVLYAGQRNDTEGPTIENRMMGEGQLPSFGHYRLVYDANDGPQKVFQLVEGATIVGVANSSGTVTAGTQASVGSETRTYQREVRVNPDGVYSVRVPYSGTYTVADTEVTVTKRAIVDGRREVLHSRTGLAHWPFDEANDTIVYDRVGGHRGVSTNVTTVVDGYRGRAVQFDGDGYIVTDVDPVDQFTVSMWVKPAGTEADGFQSLLRGREGVFVLLNDGNLVVDLPGVSDEPLRGGKVPNGTWTQVAVTYDGAQRTLYVNGTEVASDRPSGGPAKWTPPLSIGGETNRDGDFTGTIDEVRLYDRALSAAEVERLAGNGTS; translated from the coding sequence ATGCCGACGGCACGAGACGACGCCGAGCGATTATTAGAGGAGTACCCGGAGCTAGAGGGGCCACTCGGGCAGATGTTGGAGGTAGACGCCGACGGTCCCTGGGAGTTCGACGACGTGCCGGTCGACACGGGTCAGTTCGGTAAGATCGTCGCCAGCGGGGTCGTCGAGAAAACCGGCGACGGCTACCGGGTCGCCGACCCGGAAGCGCTCGGTGCGGTGCTAGACTCGCCGGAAGCGGCGGTTGAGAGCAGTGATACCGGAGACGGGGTGAGCAGTGCGCTTGCGCTCGGAGTTCCGGATTTCACCTGGCCTCTGTCGAAGCGGACGACCCTGTCGCTGGCGGGCCTGCTGGCGTTCGTCGTGGTCCTGCGGGTCGTGTTCGTCTACGACTCGGTCTATCGGGAGACGATAACCCTGGTCGGAAACGATCCCTACAAGCGGCTGTACTGGATCGAACAGCTCCAGGCGGAGTACAGCCCGGTGGCGCTCGATTCGCTTCCCGAGGGGGTCAGTCTCGATGGCGACACGCTCATGCTAGTCGCAGCGTGGTGGGCCTCGGAACTGCTTGGCGGAACCGTCACGAGTGCCCGGACCGTGCTGGCGTGGTACCCCGTCCTCGCCGCGGTGGTGACGGCGGTGACGGTATTCGAGATTACCCGACAACTGACCGACGACATCCGCGTTGCGCTTGCGAGCGTCCTCATGCTGGCAGTCACGCCGGTCCACGCCTATCGGACGGTACTCGGGTTTGGCGATCACCACGCGTTTGACTACATCTGGCTGGGATTGACGGTGCTGGTGATGGTCCGCTGGGAACGGCTCGTCGCTGGGACTACCCCGCCGACCCGCGACCGGCTGGGTGAGTGGCGTTTCCAGCTGACGACCGTCGCCCTTGGCGTTTTGCTCGCAATCCAGTCGCTGTCCTGGGTCGGCGCCCCGATGCTACTCGTCCCGTTCGTCCTCTACACCGTCCTCCGTGGTGCGTTCGCGCTGCGCGGTGGGACGTCGCCGCTGGTCGCGACTCTCCCGTACATAGGCGGCGGCCTGTTCGCGGGTGTGCTGGTTCTTCTAGTCCACGCCAGCTTGGGATGGCTGCCTGGGTTTCGAGCGCTGTTTCCGCTGGTCGCAGTGGTCGTCGCTACCGTCGGGGTCGGCTACTTGGAAGCGACCCGCCGGTCGTCGCTATCGCCGCGGGCCGCGCTCACCAGCGGAGCCGCGACGACGCTGCTGGCTGGTGTCCTCGCCGTCACATTCGTCCCCGGGATGGCGACGGCGCTCAAGCAGGCCAGCGGACTGTTCCAGGAGCAGACGATCGCCGAGTCAGCCAGCCTGTTCACTACAGAGCTTGGTGTGTTGGGTGGGCCGTTGCCGTTTTTCGGGTTCATCCTCTTTCTCGCGCTCCCGTTCGTCGCAGTCGGGCTGTACCGCGCGCTCACCGATAATGACCCGACATGGGCAATCCCGGCCGTCTACGGCGTTTACTTCCTGTTCTGGTCGCTCGTGAAGGTCAGGTTTGCGGGGCCACTGTCGCTGTTCACCGCGGTGTTCGCGGGCGTCGGCTTCCTCCGTCTGGCCGCCTTGGTCGATCTGGCCCGGCCCGTTCAGGCGTTCGGCGAGCAGACCGGAATCGACAACCTCCCCAGTCTATCCGGTCGGCAAGTCGCCTCAGTCGCCGTCTTGTTTCTACTGGTCGCCAGCCTCGCTCTCATACAGACCCCGATCAAACAGGACCAGCTAGCCATCGGCGACGACACCTACGATACGGCTCGATGGATCGACCAGTACGCCGAGGACAATGGTCTTGACTACCCCGACAATGGGGTGTTCAGCCAGTGGGACACCACCCGCTTTTACAACTACTTCGTCAATGGACAGTCGGATTCGTACTTCTATGAACGGAATTTCTACAGCCCGTTCCTTGGATCGACCGATCCGGGCGGCTGGTACGAGCGGTTGCGCGGCCGCTATGGGTTCGTCCTCTACGCCGGCCAGCGCAACGATACCGAGGGGCCGACTATAGAGAACCGAATGATGGGCGAGGGACAGTTACCGAGCTTCGGTCACTACCGGCTGGTGTACGACGCCAACGACGGGCCACAGAAGGTGTTCCAGCTCGTCGAGGGGGCGACCATCGTGGGCGTCGCGAACAGTTCTGGGACTGTGACCGCTGGGACGCAAGCGAGCGTCGGAAGCGAAACTCGGACGTACCAGCGGGAGGTACGGGTCAATCCAGATGGCGTGTACTCGGTGAGGGTACCCTATTCAGGGACGTACACAGTCGCTGATACCGAGGTGACAGTGACCAAGCGCGCGATAGTCGACGGGAGGCGCGAGGTGCTCCACAGCCGGACTGGCCTGGCCCACTGGCCGTTTGACGAGGCTAATGACACGATTGTGTACGATCGGGTTGGCGGACACCGCGGTGTCAGCACTAACGTGACGACTGTTGTTGATGGCTACCGCGGAAGAGCGGTTCAGTTCGACGGGGACGGCTACATCGTGACGGATGTCGATCCCGTCGATCAATTCACCGTGAGTATGTGGGTCAAGCCGGCGGGGACTGAGGCCGACGGCTTCCAGAGTCTCCTGCGGGGACGTGAAGGTGTTTTCGTGCTGCTCAACGATGGGAACCTCGTCGTGGACCTGCCTGGTGTGTCGGACGAACCGCTCAGGGGTGGGAAGGTTCCAAACGGTACGTGGACACAGGTGGCCGTCACCTATGACGGGGCGCAACGAACCCTGTACGTCAACGGCACGGAGGTCGCCAGCGACAGGCCGTCAGGGGGACCAGCCAAGTGGACGCCGCCGTTGTCGATCGGTGGTGAAACGAACCGCGACGGCGACTTCACGGGCACGATCGACGAGGTCAGACTTTACGACCGGGCACTCTCGGCTGCCGAAGTCGAGCGGCTCGCCGGAAACGGGACGAGCTAA